A genomic window from Synechococcus sp. WH 8016 includes:
- a CDS encoding metallophosphoesterase, which translates to MSSLPCNHWVIGDVHGCYQPLQRLLSALPKNDHVVFCGDVINRGPDTSSTMHLVWSLVTAGRATWLRGNHEQALLQSVSEASLTSPNPWLKRLDQLPDVFQGDGWLATHAGFDANGSPNLTIRETFWEHYDGSRGLVVIGHTPRTDVERHGQIVMIDTGAVYGGKLSAYCPETEAVVQVEGVQVDTAAPRNRTAPSVQVEPC; encoded by the coding sequence ATGTCATCACTCCCGTGCAACCACTGGGTGATCGGAGACGTGCATGGCTGCTATCAACCGCTGCAGCGTCTACTCAGCGCTCTACCAAAGAATGACCACGTCGTGTTTTGCGGAGATGTGATCAACCGTGGGCCCGATACCTCCTCCACGATGCACTTGGTTTGGTCTTTAGTCACGGCTGGACGGGCGACCTGGCTGCGCGGAAATCATGAGCAGGCGCTCCTACAGAGCGTCAGCGAAGCGTCCCTGACCAGCCCCAACCCATGGCTTAAGCGGCTGGATCAGCTCCCCGATGTTTTTCAGGGAGACGGATGGCTGGCAACCCACGCAGGGTTCGACGCCAATGGTTCTCCCAACCTGACCATCCGTGAGACCTTCTGGGAGCATTACGACGGCAGCCGTGGACTGGTCGTGATTGGTCATACCCCTCGAACGGATGTGGAACGACATGGTCAGATCGTGATGATTGACACGGGTGCGGTGTATGGAGGAAAACTCTCGGCTTACTGCCCAGAAACAGAGGCCGTTGTGCAGGTAGAGGGAGTACAGGTGGATACGGCTGCTCCACGCAACCGGACGGCCCCATCGGTCCAGGTAGAGCCTTGCTAA
- a CDS encoding RNA polymerase sigma factor RpoD/SigA — protein sequence MPFLDNGNIDQFKNEMGRTPLLTAAEEITLGTAVKLSQSPKATRSQIRAGKRAKDRMIKANLRLVVNVSRKYMHRQLGQLEWGDLIQEGCIGLNRAVEKFDPELGYKFSTYAYWWIRQSISRAIDQTGSTIRVPVSLNQLITKLNHLPRGLTDLEICDQLQISDEQLKNLRHALVAKRPTSLDMRLGGDGDGSTLSEMLCDEQSTLHIDKFQWETVRDSLQLHTKLAQNNDQELLRRNVIGEESLQSIANEIGISRERVRQKVERAKKQLAAKLIEHRQLVA from the coding sequence ATGCCATTCTTGGATAACGGCAATATCGACCAATTCAAGAACGAGATGGGCCGAACCCCATTGCTCACAGCGGCAGAGGAGATCACTCTCGGAACGGCTGTGAAGTTAAGCCAGTCACCCAAGGCAACCCGCAGCCAAATAAGAGCTGGGAAAAGAGCTAAGGATCGAATGATCAAGGCCAACCTCAGGCTTGTGGTCAATGTTTCAAGGAAATACATGCATCGCCAACTCGGCCAATTGGAGTGGGGAGATTTAATTCAGGAAGGCTGCATTGGCCTAAACCGAGCAGTCGAAAAATTCGACCCAGAACTGGGCTACAAATTCAGCACCTACGCCTACTGGTGGATCCGTCAATCGATCAGCAGGGCTATCGATCAGACAGGATCTACGATCCGAGTTCCAGTCTCCCTGAATCAGTTGATCACCAAGCTCAATCACTTACCAAGAGGATTAACCGATCTAGAGATTTGTGATCAGCTTCAGATCAGCGATGAACAACTTAAAAACTTACGCCATGCACTTGTAGCAAAGAGACCCACATCCTTAGATATGAGACTGGGGGGGGACGGTGATGGCTCAACCCTGAGTGAAATGCTGTGCGACGAACAGTCCACACTCCACATCGACAAATTCCAATGGGAAACAGTCCGAGACAGCCTCCAACTGCACACAAAATTAGCTCAGAATAATGACCAAGAATTGCTGCGGCGCAATGTGATTGGTGAAGAGAGCCTTCAATCAATCGCCAACGAAATCGGAATAAGCCGAGAACGAGTTCGTCAGAAAGTTGAGCGTGCCAAAAAACAGCTAGCAGCAAAGTTGATCGAACACCGACAGCTAGTGGCGTGA